GTGGAAACCGGCTTCATCTCCAACGCCAACGAAGCGAACAAGCTCTCGGCCTCGAGCCACCAGCAGGCGCTGGCGCGTTCGATCAGCAGCGGCGTGCGTCAGTTCTTCCAGCAGAACCCGCCACCGGGCACTTACATTGCGTGGCTGCGTGATTCGGGCAAGATCGCCCAGGGGCCACGTGATCACCGGGTTAGTCCGGGTGAGACCCTGGCGATGATCGCGGTGCGTTATCAGGTGTCGGCCGCTACATTGCGCAGCGCCAATAACCTGAGCAGCGACGAGTTGAAGGTCGGTCAGCACCTGACCATTCCGGGCACCGAACTGGCGTCCAAAGAATGAATCAGGTTCTGAACGCAGCGCGCATCGAACTGCTCAGCCCGCGGCTGGCGAACCAGATCGCCGCCGGTGAGGTGGTCGAGCGCCCGGCTTCGGTGATCAAGGAGTTACTGGAAAACAGCCTCGACTCTGGTGCCAAGCGTATCGACGTCGATGTCGAGCAGGGCGGCGTCAAACTGCTGCGAGTGCGCGACGATGGCAGCGGCATTTCCGCCGATGACTTACCGCTGGCCCTGGCCCGTCACGCCACCAGCAAGATCCGCAACCTTGAAGACCTCGAACAGGTGATGAGCCTGGGTTTCCGGGGCGAGGCTCTGGCGTCGATCAGCTCCGTGGCGCGCCTGACCCTGACGTCGCGTACCCGCGACGCTGATCAGGCCTGGCAGGTCGAGACCGAAGGCCGCGACATGGCGCCCCGCGTGCAGCCGGCGGCGCATCCGGTCGGCACCTCGGTGGAGGTTCGCGACCTGTTCTTCAACACCCCGGCACGGCGCAAATTCCTCAAGACCGAAAAAACCGAATTCGATCACCTGCAGGAAGTGATCAAGCGTCTGGCGCTGGCGCGTTTCGACGTGGCGTTCCATTTGCGTCACAACGGCAAGACCATCCTCAGTCTGCACGAGGCCCACGATGATGCGGCCCGCGCCCGGCGTGTGGCGGCGATCTGCGGTTCGGGTTTCCTGGAGCAGGCGCTGCCGATCGAGATCGAACGCAACGGCCTGCACCTGTGGGGCTGGGTCGGTCTGCCGACCTTCAACCGCAGCCAGGCGGACTTGCAGTATTTCTTCGTCAACGGCCGTGCCGTGCGCGACAAACTGGTGGCCCACGCGGTGCGCCAGGCTTATCGCGATGTGCTCTTCAACGGCCGGCATCCGACGTTCGCGCTGTTTTTCGAGGTGGATCCGGCAGCGGTCGACGTCAACGTGCACCCGACCAAGCACGAAGTGCGCTTCCGTGACGGACGCATGGTGCATGACTTCCTTTATGGCACCCTGCACCGTGCGCTGGGCGATGTACGACCGGAAGATCAGCTTGCCGGCTCGGTCACTACTGCCATCGTGCGACCCACCGGTCTCGAGGCCGGCGAGTTCGGCCCGCAGGGTGAGATGCGCCTGGCGGCCAATGCGTTGCTGGAGCAGCCGCAAGCGCAACCAGCGTTCAATACCTCGTCGGGCGTCAGCACTGGCGGCGCTTATCAATATCAGTACACGCCACGTCCGCAACCTGCCGTCCCGGCTGCCGAGGCCCAAGCCGCGTATCGCGAGTTTTTCGCGCCGCTGCCCGAGGCGAATGCCAACGCGCTGCCGACCGGACAGGAAGATATTCCGCCACTGGGTTACGCACTGGCGCAGCTCAAGGGCATCTACATTCTGTCCGAGAACGCCCATGGCCTGGTTTTGGTGGACATGCACGCCGCTCACGAACGGATCATGTATGAGCGCCTGAAGATCGCTATGGCCAGCGAAGGTTTGAGCGGCCAGCCGTTGCTGGTGCCGGAGTCGCTGGCGGTCAGTCAGCGCGAGGCCGATTGTGCTGAAGAGCATGCGGCTTGGTTCCAGCGTCTCGGGTTCGAGTTGCAGCGTCTGGGCCCGGAAACCCTGGCGATCCGGCAGATTCCGGCCCTGCTCAAGCAGGCCGAGGCCAACCGTCTGGTGGGCGACGTGCTGTCGGACCTGATGGAGTACGGCACCAGCGACCGGATCCAGGCACACCTGAACGAACTGCTCGGCACCATGGCCTGTCACGGCGCGATCCGCGCCAACCGCCGCCTGGCCTTGCCGGAAATGAACGGCCTGTTGCGCGACATGGAAAACACCGAGCGCAGCGGTCAATGCAACCATGGCCGACCGACCTGGACCCAACTGGGCTTGGACGATCTGGACAAACTGTTCCTGCGCGGTCGTTGATGAGCCAGCTTCCTCCAGCGATTTTCCTGATGGGCCCGACCGCTGCGGGCAAGACCGACCTGGCCATCGAACTGACCAAGGTGCTGCCGTGCGAGCTGATCAGTGTCGATTCGGCGCTGGTCTATCGCGGCATGGACATCGGCACGGCCAAGCCATCAAAAGAGCTGCTGGCCGAGTATCCACATCGCCTGATCGACATTCTCGACCCGGCCGAGGCTTATTCGGCTGCGGATTTCCGCCGCGATGCCCTGCAAGCCATGGCCGAAATCACCGCGCGCGGAAAAATTCCGCTGCTGGTGGGCGGCACGATGCTCTATTACAAGGCTTTGGTCGAAGGTCTGGCCGATATGCCGGCGGCGGATCCCGAAATTCGTGCGCAGATCGAAGAAGAGGCTGCACGCCTTGGCTGGCAAGCCCTGCACGATCAACTGGCAGTGATTGATCCGGAATCGGCGGCGCGTATTCACCCGAACGATCCGCAACGCCTGAGTCGTGCACTGGAAGTTTATCGGGTCAGCGGTCAGAGCATGACTGAACTGCGGCTGAAACAATCTGTACAAAGTACCGAAGCGGCGGCATCGGGACGGCGACAATTGCCCTATACTGTCGCGAACTTGGCCATTGCTCCGGCAAATCGTCAGGTACTGCATGACCGCATTAAACAAAGATTCACAAATATGCTGGAACAGGGATTCATCGACGAGGTCGTAGCCCTGCGTAATAGAAGTGACCTGCATGCCGGGTTGCCGTCTATACGTGCGGTAGGCTACCGCCAAGTCTGGGATTACCTGGATGGCAAGCTGACGGTGGCCGAAATGCAGGAGCGGGGCATCATCGCCACGCGCCAATTGGCCAAACGCCAGTTTACCTGGCTGCGCAGCTGGGACGATTTGCACTGGCTCGACAGTTTGGATTGCGACAATCTGCCACGCACCTTGAAATACCTTGGGACCATCTCCATATTGAGCTGAGTCCTTGCAATTGCCGTCTATCCTTGGGGGTGTGGCGGCAAAAGCCATCTGATTACCTATTTTTTATATTGAATCCTTAAAGGAGTGCGGCACATGTCAAAAGGGCATTCGCTACAAGACCCTTACTTGAATACTTTACGTAAAGAGAAAGTTGGGGTTTCCATCTACCTGGTCAACGGTATCAAACTGCAAGGCACGATCGAATCGTTCGACCAGTTCGTTATCCTGCTGAAGAACACCGTCAGCCAGATGGTTTACAAACACGCTATCTCTACAGTCGTGCCGGTTCGTCCAATTCGTCTGCCAAGCGCAACCGAATCCGAAGCAGGTGACGCTGAGCCAGGTAACGCCTGATAGGAGTCTCCTTTGTTCTTTGAGCGCCACGGTGGTGGTGAGCGAGTCATCCTCGTTCACTTGGATGGACAGGACCCTGAGGCGCGCGAAGATCCGCAGGAGTTTCAGGAACTGGCAAATTCGGCAGGCGCCGAGACCGTTGCGTTTTTCAACGTACCGCGTCATCGGCCAACCGCCAAATACCTGATCGGCAGCGGTAAGGTCGAGGAACTTCGCGACCTGGTACACGCCGAAGAAGCCGATCTGGTGATCTTCAATCACACCCTTACGCCCAGTCAGGAACGTAACCTCGAACGTGTGTTCGAGTGTCGCGTGATCGACCGTACCGGTCTGATTCTCGATATTTTCGCCCAACGCGCCCGTACCCATGAGGGCAAGCTCCAGGTAGAACTGGCCCAGCTTGACCACATGAGCACCCGGCTGGTCCGCGGCTGGACTCACCTTGAGCGTCAGGGTGGCGGTATCGGCATGCGCGGTCCGGGTGAAACCCAGCTCGAAACCGACCGACGCCTGCTGCGGGTTCGCCTGCGCCAGATCAAGGGGCGGCTGGAAAAAGTGCGCAGTCAGCGCGAGCAGTCGCGCCGCGGCCGTTCACGTGCGGATATCCCTACCGTGTCTCTGGTGGGATACACCAACGCCGGCAAATCCACGCTGTTCAATAACGTGACGAAGTCCGAGGTCTATGCGGCCGACCAGCTGTTCGCCACGCTGGATCCGACCCTGCGCCGTCTGGAACTGGACGACCTGGGGCCGATCGTTCTGGCCGACACCGTGGGCTTCATTCGTCACTTGCCGCACAAGCTGGTCGAGGCATTTCGGTCTACGCTCGAAGAGTCGAGCAATTCCGACCTGCTGTTGCACGTGATCGATGCGGCCGAACCGGATCGCATGTTGCAGATCGAGCAGGTGATGGTGGTGCTGGGCGAGATTGGTGCCCAGGACTTGCCGATCCTCGAGGTCTATAACAAACTCGATTTGCTTGAAGGCGTTGAGCCACAAATCCAGCGCGACGAAAACGGCAAGCCTCAACGGGTCTGGTTGTCGGCGCGTGATGGCACTGGTCTGGAATTGCTTGAGCAAGCCATTGCCGAATTGCTGGGCAGTGATTTGTTTGTCGGAACCTTGCGTCTGCCCCAGCGGTTTGCGCGTCTGCGTGCACAGTTCTTCGAGCTGGGCGCGGTACAGAAAGAAGAATACGACGAAGAAGGTGTCAGCTTGCTGGCCATTCGATTGCCACGCTCGGAGCTCAATCGACTGGTCAGTCGTGAAGGCGTTGTGCCGACGGAGTTCATCGAGCAACACACTTTGCAATAAAAGCCTGAAAAAGCGGTTGTGCCGCAACGGCAGGCATTCTGTAGCATTGGTCGGCGCGCCGTGGGTGCGTCTTTGCTTTATCAGATGGAGAGCGCTATGGCTTGGAATGAGCCGGGTGGCAACTCGAACAATCAGGATCCTTGGGGTGGCAAGCGCCGCAATAACGGCGACCGCAAGGGACCACCAGATCTCGACGAGGCCTTCCGAAAGCTGCAGGAAAGCCTGAACGGGTTGTTCGGTGGTGGTAAGAAACGGGGTGGTGATGACGGTGGCGGTTCGGGCAAGAGTGGCGGCTTCGGCGGCCTGCTCGGCATCGGCCTCGTCGTGCTGGCGGCCGTGTGGCTGTACAGCGCGGTGTACGTGGTGGACGAGCAGGAGCAGGCCGTGGTGCTGCGCTTCGGCAAGTACTACGAGACTGTCGGCCCGGGCTTGAACATCTACTTCCCGCCGATCGACAAGAAGTACATGGAAAACGTCACGCGCGAGCGTGCCTACACCAAGCAGGGCCAGATGCTGACCGAAGACGAGAACATCGTCGAAGTGCCGCTGACCGTGCAGTACAAGATCAGCAACCTGCAGGACTTCGTGCTGAACGTCGACCAGCCGGAAATCAGCCTGCAACACGCGACCGACAGTGCGCTGCGCCATGTGGTGGGTTCCACCGCGATGGACCAGGTGCTGACCGAAGGTCGTGAGCTGATGGCCAGCGAGATCAAGGAGCGTCTGCAACGTTTCCTCGATACCTATCGCACCGGTATCACCGTCACCCAGGTCAACGTACAGAGCGCAGCGGCACCGCGTGAAGTGCAGGAAGCCTTCGATGACGTGATCCGCGCCCGTGAAGACGAGCAGCGTTCGCGCAACCAGGCTGAAACCTACGCCAACGGCGTGGTGCCGGAAGCCCGTGGTCAGGCCCAGCGCATCCTCGAAGATGCCAACGGTTACCGCGACGAAACGGTCTCCCGCGCCAAGGGTGAGGCCGATCGCTTCACCAAGCTGGTTGCCGAGTACCGCAAGGCGCCCGAGGTCACTCGTCAGCGTCTGTACCTGGACACCATGCAGGAAGTCTTCAGCAGCACCAGCAAGGTTCTCGTGACCGGCAACAAGAACGGCCAGAGCAACCTGCTTTACCTGCCGCTGGACAAGATGATTCAGAACAGTTCGGGCAGCAGTGCACCGGTCACCGGTTCAGCCGCCGCCAGCAACAACACGGATGTCGTGCCGCATGTCACTGACCTGCCGCAGACACGTACAAGGGAGACCCGCTGATGAGCAATAAATCGCTGATCGCCCTGATCGTTGGCGTTGTTGTGGTACTGGTTGGCTGGAACTGCTTCTACATCGTGGCTCAGACCGAGCGTGCGGTGCTGCTGCAGTTCGGTCGCGTGGTTCAGGCCGATGTTCAGCCGGGTCTGCATGTGAAGGTGCCTTACGTTAACCAGGTGCGTAAATTCGACGCACGTCTGATGACGCTGGATGCACCGACACAACGCTTCCTGACGCTGGAAAAGAAAGCCGTGATGGTCGATGCCTACGCCAAGTGGCGCGTGAAAGATGCCGAGCGCTTCTACACCGCGACTTCCGGTCTCAAGCAGATCGCCGACGAGCGCCTGTCCCGTCGTCTGGAGTCGGGCCTGCGTGACCAGTTCGGTAAACGTACCCTGCACGAAGTGGTGTCCGGTGAGCGCGATGCGCTGATGGCCGACATCACGGCGTCGCTGAACAAGATGGCGGAAAAAGAGCTGGGTATCGAAGTGGTCGATGTCCGGGTCAAGGCCATCGATCTGCCGAAAGAAGTGAACCGCAGCGTGTTTGAACGTATGAGCACTGAGCGTGAGCGTGAAGCTCGCGAGCACCGCGCCAAGGGTAACGAGCTGGCCGAGGGCATCCGTGCCGACGCCGATCGTCAACGCCGCGTGCTGCTGGCTGAAGCCTATCGTGAATCCGAAGAGATTCGCGGTGACGGTGATGCCCAGGCCGCTGCGATCTACTCCAAGGCCTACGGTCAGGATCAGGAGTTCTACGGTTTCTACCGCAGCCTGCGCGCCTACCGTGAAAGCTTCGCGAACAAATCCGACGTCATGGTCCTCGACCCAAGCAGCGACTTCTTCCGTTACCTGGAAAAGTCCAAGCCTTGATACGACGTTGACCTGAATCATTCCGCCCGGCGGCTAAAACCTCGGGCGGGGTGATCCTTTCGGAAAACGTGTGTATGATGCGGCAGCCGGGAAATTCCCGGCTTTTTTGCGTCTGCACGTTTGATTGCTGTTTTTGTTGCAGAAGATCGGGTTGAATGACCCGACAGTTTTTCGAGGAAAGTGATGGGCGAAGCCGGTAACAGGCCTTTCGCCGCGTCGTTCATGCGCGTGCGTTTTGAACGGGCCGGTCATTTTCTGCTTCACTCAAGGCTCGCCCTCGGGCTGGCCGCCCGGATCTAAGGGGAATGGCGTAATGGCAACGGTAGACCGCTGGCTGCTGCCAGATGGCATCGAAGAAGTACTGCCACCGGAAGCGGCGCGCATTGAAGTCGCGCGTCGTCAGGTGTTGGATCTGTTCCAGAGCTGGGGTTACGAGTTTGTCGTGACTCCCCATATCGAGTACCTGGAATCCCTGCTGACCGGCGCGGGCCAGGACCTGGATCTGCGTACCTTCAAGGTCATCGACCCGCAATCGGGCCGGCAGATGGGTTTCCGTGCCGACATCACGCCGCAAGTGGCGCGCATCGATGCGCACACCCTGCGTCGCGAAGGCCCGAGCCGTCTGTGCTACGCCGGCAGCGTGCTGCATGCCCAGCCGCGTGCCTTGTCGTCCTCGCGCAGCCCGATCCAGTTGGGCGCCGAGTTGTACGGCGATGCCAGCCCGAGCAGCGACGTTGAAGTCATCAGCCTGATGCTGGCCATGCTGCAACTGGCCGATGTGCCGGATGTGCACATGGACCTGGGCCACGTCGGCATCTACCGTGGTCTGGCCCAGGCGGCCGGTCTGTCGGGTGAAGTCGAGCAGCAGCTGTTCGATGCATTGCAACGCAAGGCCATCGACGAGGTCATTACCCTGACCGAAGGCCTGCCGGCCGATCTGTCCGGCATGCTGCGTGCGCTGGTCGACCTGTGCGGCGGCCGTGAAGTCTTGAGCGCTGCCCGTGAGCGTCTGGCCAATGCGCCGGCGCCGGTTCTGGCGGCGCTGGAAGATTTGCTGGCGATTGCCGAACGACTGTCGGCGCGCTTCCCGGAGCTGCCGCTGTACTTCGATCTGGGCGAGCTGCGCGGTTACCACTACCACACCGGTGTGGTGTTCGCCGTGTTCGTGCCGGGTGTTGGCCAGTCCATCGCTCAGGGCGGTCGCTATGACGACATCGGCGCCGACTTCGGTCGCGCCCGTCCGGCAACCGGTTTTTCCACCGATTTGAAAACCCTGGTGACCCTGGGGCGTGCTGAGGTCGAGCTACCGTCTGGCGGTATCTGGATGCCTGACAGTACGGATGCGGCACTCTGGCAGCAGGTTTGCCAGTTGCGCAGTGAGGGTCAGCGTGTCGTTCAGGCATTGCCTGGACAACCTTTGGCCGCCGCCCGTGATGCGGACTGCGACCGGCAATTGATCCAGCAGAACGGGCTTTGGCAAGTATCGCCACTGGCTTCTTGAGTTTTCCTGCCGGCCAACGCCGGCACCAAGTTTGCGCGAATGAGGACAAGTGTTATGGGTAAGAATGTCGTAGTCCTGGGCACCCAGTGGGGTGATGAGGGCAAAGGCAAGATCGTTGATCTGCTGACCGAACATGCTGCCGCCGTAGTGCGCTACCAAGGTGGCCACAACGCTGGCCACACACTGGTGATCGACGGTGAAAAAACCGTCCTGCACCTGATCCCGTCGGGCGTGCTGCGCGAAGGCGTGCAGTGCCTGATCGGCAACGGCGTGGTGGTTGCACCTGACGCCCTGCTGCGCGAGATCACCAAGCTGGAAGAGAAAGGCGTACCGGTGCGCGAGCGCCTGCGTATCAGCCCGTCCTGCCCGCTGATCCTGTCCTTCCACGTGGCGCTGGACCAGGCCCGTGAAAAGGCCCGTGGCGAGCTGAAGATCGGCACCACCGGTCGCGGCATCGGCCCGGCTTACGAAGACAAGGTTGCACGTCGTGGCCTGCGTGTGGGGGACCTGCTCAACATGCCGCGCTTCGAAGACAAGCTGCGTGAACTGGTGGACTACCACAACTTCATGCTGGTCGGTTACTACAAAGAGCCTGCCATCGAGTTCGAAAAGACCCTGGCCGAGTGCAAGGAATACGCCGAGCTGCTCAAGCCGCTGATGCTGGACGTGACTGCCGAGCTGCACGACCTGCGTCGCGCCGGCAAAGACATCATGTTCGAAGGCGCCCAGGGTTCGTTGCTCGACATCGACCACGGTACTTATCCGTACGTGACCAGCTCCAACACCACCGCCGGTGGTGTGGCGACCGGCTCGGGCGTTGGCCCGATGTTCCTGGACTACATCCTGGGCATCACCAAGGCTTACACCACTCGCGTAGGTTCGGGCCCGTTCCCGACCGAGCTGTTCGACGAAGTCGGTGCACATCTGGCCAAACAAGGTCACGAGTTCGGTGCTACCACCGGCCGTGCTCGTCGTTGCGGCTGGTTCGACGCCGTTATCCTGCGTCGCGCTATCGATGTGAACAGCATCTCGGGCATCTGCCTGACCAAGCTGGACGTACTCGACGGCCTGGAAACCATCAACATCTGCACC
This genomic window from Pseudomonas kribbensis contains:
- the miaA gene encoding tRNA (adenosine(37)-N6)-dimethylallyltransferase MiaA translates to MSQLPPAIFLMGPTAAGKTDLAIELTKVLPCELISVDSALVYRGMDIGTAKPSKELLAEYPHRLIDILDPAEAYSAADFRRDALQAMAEITARGKIPLLVGGTMLYYKALVEGLADMPAADPEIRAQIEEEAARLGWQALHDQLAVIDPESAARIHPNDPQRLSRALEVYRVSGQSMTELRLKQSVQSTEAAASGRRQLPYTVANLAIAPANRQVLHDRIKQRFTNMLEQGFIDEVVALRNRSDLHAGLPSIRAVGYRQVWDYLDGKLTVAEMQERGIIATRQLAKRQFTWLRSWDDLHWLDSLDCDNLPRTLKYLGTISILS
- the hfq gene encoding RNA chaperone Hfq translates to MSKGHSLQDPYLNTLRKEKVGVSIYLVNGIKLQGTIESFDQFVILLKNTVSQMVYKHAISTVVPVRPIRLPSATESEAGDAEPGNA
- the hflX gene encoding ribosome rescue GTPase HflX encodes the protein MFFERHGGGERVILVHLDGQDPEAREDPQEFQELANSAGAETVAFFNVPRHRPTAKYLIGSGKVEELRDLVHAEEADLVIFNHTLTPSQERNLERVFECRVIDRTGLILDIFAQRARTHEGKLQVELAQLDHMSTRLVRGWTHLERQGGGIGMRGPGETQLETDRRLLRVRLRQIKGRLEKVRSQREQSRRGRSRADIPTVSLVGYTNAGKSTLFNNVTKSEVYAADQLFATLDPTLRRLELDDLGPIVLADTVGFIRHLPHKLVEAFRSTLEESSNSDLLLHVIDAAEPDRMLQIEQVMVVLGEIGAQDLPILEVYNKLDLLEGVEPQIQRDENGKPQRVWLSARDGTGLELLEQAIAELLGSDLFVGTLRLPQRFARLRAQFFELGAVQKEEYDEEGVSLLAIRLPRSELNRLVSREGVVPTEFIEQHTLQ
- a CDS encoding ATP phosphoribosyltransferase regulatory subunit, whose translation is MATVDRWLLPDGIEEVLPPEAARIEVARRQVLDLFQSWGYEFVVTPHIEYLESLLTGAGQDLDLRTFKVIDPQSGRQMGFRADITPQVARIDAHTLRREGPSRLCYAGSVLHAQPRALSSSRSPIQLGAELYGDASPSSDVEVISLMLAMLQLADVPDVHMDLGHVGIYRGLAQAAGLSGEVEQQLFDALQRKAIDEVITLTEGLPADLSGMLRALVDLCGGREVLSAARERLANAPAPVLAALEDLLAIAERLSARFPELPLYFDLGELRGYHYHTGVVFAVFVPGVGQSIAQGGRYDDIGADFGRARPATGFSTDLKTLVTLGRAEVELPSGGIWMPDSTDAALWQQVCQLRSEGQRVVQALPGQPLAAARDADCDRQLIQQNGLWQVSPLAS
- the hflK gene encoding FtsH protease activity modulator HflK translates to MAWNEPGGNSNNQDPWGGKRRNNGDRKGPPDLDEAFRKLQESLNGLFGGGKKRGGDDGGGSGKSGGFGGLLGIGLVVLAAVWLYSAVYVVDEQEQAVVLRFGKYYETVGPGLNIYFPPIDKKYMENVTRERAYTKQGQMLTEDENIVEVPLTVQYKISNLQDFVLNVDQPEISLQHATDSALRHVVGSTAMDQVLTEGRELMASEIKERLQRFLDTYRTGITVTQVNVQSAAAPREVQEAFDDVIRAREDEQRSRNQAETYANGVVPEARGQAQRILEDANGYRDETVSRAKGEADRFTKLVAEYRKAPEVTRQRLYLDTMQEVFSSTSKVLVTGNKNGQSNLLYLPLDKMIQNSSGSSAPVTGSAAASNNTDVVPHVTDLPQTRTRETR
- a CDS encoding adenylosuccinate synthase, whose product is MGKNVVVLGTQWGDEGKGKIVDLLTEHAAAVVRYQGGHNAGHTLVIDGEKTVLHLIPSGVLREGVQCLIGNGVVVAPDALLREITKLEEKGVPVRERLRISPSCPLILSFHVALDQAREKARGELKIGTTGRGIGPAYEDKVARRGLRVGDLLNMPRFEDKLRELVDYHNFMLVGYYKEPAIEFEKTLAECKEYAELLKPLMLDVTAELHDLRRAGKDIMFEGAQGSLLDIDHGTYPYVTSSNTTAGGVATGSGVGPMFLDYILGITKAYTTRVGSGPFPTELFDEVGAHLAKQGHEFGATTGRARRCGWFDAVILRRAIDVNSISGICLTKLDVLDGLETINICTGYKDAQGNAVAPTDADSYVGLQPVYEEVPGWTESTVGAKTLEELPANARAYIKRVEELIGAPIDIISTGPDRNETIVLRHPFA
- the hflC gene encoding protease modulator HflC, whose protein sequence is MSNKSLIALIVGVVVVLVGWNCFYIVAQTERAVLLQFGRVVQADVQPGLHVKVPYVNQVRKFDARLMTLDAPTQRFLTLEKKAVMVDAYAKWRVKDAERFYTATSGLKQIADERLSRRLESGLRDQFGKRTLHEVVSGERDALMADITASLNKMAEKELGIEVVDVRVKAIDLPKEVNRSVFERMSTEREREAREHRAKGNELAEGIRADADRQRRVLLAEAYRESEEIRGDGDAQAAAIYSKAYGQDQEFYGFYRSLRAYRESFANKSDVMVLDPSSDFFRYLEKSKP
- the mutL gene encoding DNA mismatch repair endonuclease MutL, producing the protein MNQVLNAARIELLSPRLANQIAAGEVVERPASVIKELLENSLDSGAKRIDVDVEQGGVKLLRVRDDGSGISADDLPLALARHATSKIRNLEDLEQVMSLGFRGEALASISSVARLTLTSRTRDADQAWQVETEGRDMAPRVQPAAHPVGTSVEVRDLFFNTPARRKFLKTEKTEFDHLQEVIKRLALARFDVAFHLRHNGKTILSLHEAHDDAARARRVAAICGSGFLEQALPIEIERNGLHLWGWVGLPTFNRSQADLQYFFVNGRAVRDKLVAHAVRQAYRDVLFNGRHPTFALFFEVDPAAVDVNVHPTKHEVRFRDGRMVHDFLYGTLHRALGDVRPEDQLAGSVTTAIVRPTGLEAGEFGPQGEMRLAANALLEQPQAQPAFNTSSGVSTGGAYQYQYTPRPQPAVPAAEAQAAYREFFAPLPEANANALPTGQEDIPPLGYALAQLKGIYILSENAHGLVLVDMHAAHERIMYERLKIAMASEGLSGQPLLVPESLAVSQREADCAEEHAAWFQRLGFELQRLGPETLAIRQIPALLKQAEANRLVGDVLSDLMEYGTSDRIQAHLNELLGTMACHGAIRANRRLALPEMNGLLRDMENTERSGQCNHGRPTWTQLGLDDLDKLFLRGR